A region of Pseudomonas marginalis DNA encodes the following proteins:
- a CDS encoding patatin-like phospholipase family protein produces the protein MRRLLSCLFLCLLPLLADAVETPRPKIGLVLSGGAARGLAHIGVLKALEEQGIHIDAIAGTSMGAVIGGLYASGYKIDELEKLALGIDWQQALSDAPPREDVPFRRKQDDRDFLVKQKLSFRDDGSLGLPLGVIQGQNLALLLESMFAHTSNTRNFDKLPIPFRAVATDITTGEKVVFSKGHLPQVIRASMSIPAVFAPVELDGRLLVDGGMTDNIPLDVAREMGVDIAIVVDIGTPLRSRKQLATVVDVLNQSITLMTRRNSEEQLKALHPKDVLIQPPLAAYGVTDFGRAKDMIDAGYRATRALDVRLAHLRPAEPIDPQLVAARTPGERTPVITAIKVENDSKVSDDVIRYYIRQPLGQPLELGRLQTDMGTLYGLDYFEQVQYRVVKKGQDNTLVISARGKRSGTDYLRLGLNLSDDMRGDSAFNLGASYRMNGINRLGAEWLTRVQIGDRQELYSEFYQPMDTGSRYFVAPYISAQAQNVELILDNDPISEYRLERYGFGLNVGRQIGNSGEIRFGVGEAWGKADVRIGDRDLPSVSFSEGFYELKYSFDSLDNVYFPHSGEDIGLAFREFEPGLGSDQRYRQWEFKLDKAMSHGPDTLVLGGRYGRTLDDSDVVISSFLLGGARQLSGFRQDAISGQNISLMRAVYYRRLTPRSYLPLDFPLYLGASLERGRAWNNDNEFDSGYINAASIFLGFDTPLGPLNFSYGFNDDNQKAVYLNLGQTF, from the coding sequence ATGCGCCGCCTGTTGTCCTGCCTGTTCCTGTGCCTGCTCCCGCTTCTTGCCGACGCCGTAGAAACGCCCCGCCCCAAAATCGGCCTGGTGCTGTCCGGCGGTGCCGCCCGAGGCCTGGCCCATATCGGCGTGCTCAAGGCCCTCGAGGAGCAGGGTATTCATATCGACGCGATTGCCGGCACCAGCATGGGCGCGGTGATTGGCGGGCTGTATGCGTCGGGCTACAAGATCGATGAGCTGGAAAAACTGGCCCTGGGCATCGACTGGCAACAGGCGCTGTCCGACGCACCGCCACGGGAAGACGTGCCGTTTCGACGCAAGCAGGATGACCGGGATTTCCTGGTCAAGCAGAAGCTCAGCTTCCGCGATGACGGCAGCCTCGGCCTGCCCCTTGGCGTGATCCAGGGCCAGAACCTGGCGCTGCTGCTGGAAAGCATGTTCGCCCACACCAGCAACACGCGTAATTTCGACAAGCTGCCGATCCCCTTTCGCGCCGTGGCCACCGACATCACCACCGGCGAGAAAGTGGTATTCAGCAAGGGCCACCTGCCCCAGGTGATCCGCGCCAGCATGTCGATCCCGGCCGTGTTCGCGCCGGTGGAGCTGGATGGTCGCCTGCTGGTGGATGGCGGCATGACCGATAACATCCCACTGGATGTGGCGCGTGAGATGGGCGTGGACATCGCCATCGTGGTCGACATCGGCACCCCGTTGCGTTCACGCAAGCAACTGGCAACGGTGGTGGACGTGCTCAACCAGTCCATCACCCTGATGACCCGGCGCAACTCCGAAGAACAACTCAAGGCCCTGCATCCCAAGGACGTACTGATCCAGCCGCCGCTGGCCGCCTATGGCGTGACGGATTTCGGCCGCGCCAAGGACATGATCGATGCCGGCTACCGCGCCACCCGCGCCCTTGACGTTCGCCTGGCCCATTTGCGCCCCGCCGAGCCGATCGACCCGCAACTGGTAGCCGCGCGTACCCCGGGCGAACGCACCCCGGTGATAACCGCGATCAAGGTGGAGAACGACTCGAAGGTCAGCGACGACGTGATCCGCTACTACATCCGCCAACCGTTGGGCCAACCGCTGGAACTTGGCCGCCTGCAGACCGACATGGGCACCCTGTATGGCCTGGATTACTTCGAGCAGGTGCAATACCGCGTGGTGAAAAAGGGCCAGGACAACACCCTGGTGATCAGCGCGCGCGGCAAACGCAGCGGCACCGACTACCTGCGCCTGGGCCTGAACCTGTCGGACGACATGCGCGGCGACAGCGCCTTCAACCTCGGCGCCAGCTACCGCATGAACGGCATCAATCGCCTGGGCGCCGAGTGGCTGACGCGGGTACAGATCGGTGATCGGCAGGAGCTTTACAGCGAGTTCTACCAGCCGATGGATACCGGTTCGCGCTATTTTGTCGCGCCGTATATCAGCGCCCAGGCACAGAACGTCGAGCTGATCCTGGACAACGACCCCATCTCCGAATACCGCCTGGAACGCTACGGCTTCGGCCTCAACGTGGGGCGGCAGATCGGCAACAGCGGCGAGATCCGCTTCGGCGTCGGCGAGGCCTGGGGCAAGGCGGATGTGCGCATCGGCGACCGCGACCTGCCAAGTGTGAGCTTCAGCGAAGGCTTCTATGAACTGAAGTATTCATTCGACTCCCTGGATAACGTGTACTTCCCCCACAGCGGCGAGGACATTGGCTTGGCGTTTCGCGAATTCGAACCGGGGTTGGGCTCGGACCAGCGCTATCGACAATGGGAGTTCAAGCTGGACAAGGCCATGAGCCATGGTCCGGACACCCTGGTACTGGGAGGGCGCTACGGGCGTACCCTGGATGATTCGGACGTGGTGATTTCCAGCTTCCTGCTGGGGGGTGCGCGGCAGTTGTCGGGCTTCCGCCAGGATGCGATATCCGGGCAGAACATCAGCTTGATGCGCGCGGTGTACTACCGCCGGCTGACACCGCGCTCCTACCTGCCGCTGGATTTCCCGCTGTACCTGGGCGCGTCCCTGGAACGCGGCCGGGCATGGAACAACGACAATGAATTCGACAGCGGCTATATCAACGCCGCGAGTATTTTCCTCGGGTTTGATACACCGCTGGGGCCGCTGAATTTCAGCTATGGCTTCAACGATGATAATCAGAAGGCGGTGTACCTGAACCTGGGGCAGACGTTCTGA
- a CDS encoding MarR family transcriptional regulator: MPLTDQHRFGMQLAQMSRGWRAELDRRLAGLGLSQARWLVLLHLARFEEAPTQRELAQSVGVEGPTLARLLDSLEGQGLVQRQAVVEDRRAKRILLCDTAKPLIEQIETIATALRQELFMGVDEEDMRVCMRVHGHILANLEKS; this comes from the coding sequence ACTGGCGCAAATGTCCCGAGGTTGGCGCGCCGAGCTCGACCGCCGTTTGGCCGGGCTGGGCCTGTCCCAGGCGCGCTGGCTGGTGCTGCTGCACCTGGCCCGTTTTGAAGAAGCGCCCACCCAGCGTGAGTTGGCGCAAAGCGTCGGTGTAGAAGGGCCGACCCTGGCCCGGTTGCTCGACAGCCTCGAAGGCCAGGGCCTGGTGCAACGCCAGGCCGTGGTGGAAGACCGTCGCGCCAAGCGCATCTTGCTATGTGACACCGCCAAGCCGTTGATCGAGCAGATCGAGACTATTGCCACGGCTTTGCGCCAGGAGCTGTTTATGGGCGTTGACGAAGAAGATATGCGTGTCTGCATGCGGGTGCATGGGCACATTCTGGCGAACCTGGAAAAGTCCTGA